Proteins encoded together in one Streptomyces sp. B1I3 window:
- a CDS encoding transglycosylase family protein: MLLSSKGKHRRPSKAVRVATLAGVAGAAVAVPLMGATGASAASVSTWDAVAQCESGGNWSINTGNGYYGGLQFSASSWAAAGGTQYAARADLATKGQQIATAEKLLALQGPGAWACAGAGGLTNDGVDPGVDTGSAKNGDTAPQAAPERKAEQPTTRSETRTAPKAEKTVTTPTGDKVKKGDGEYKVKAGDTLSKIAKAKDVKGGWHKLFTLNDDIVENADLIFPGQQLHLK, translated from the coding sequence ATGCTGCTTTCCAGCAAGGGCAAGCACCGCCGCCCGTCCAAGGCCGTCCGTGTCGCCACCCTGGCCGGTGTGGCCGGTGCCGCCGTCGCCGTCCCGCTGATGGGTGCGACGGGCGCCTCCGCCGCGTCCGTCTCCACGTGGGACGCCGTCGCGCAGTGCGAGTCCGGTGGCAACTGGTCCATCAACACCGGCAACGGTTACTACGGCGGACTGCAGTTCTCGGCGTCCAGCTGGGCCGCCGCCGGCGGTACGCAGTACGCCGCCCGTGCCGACCTGGCCACCAAGGGCCAGCAGATAGCCACCGCCGAGAAGCTTCTCGCCCTGCAGGGCCCGGGTGCCTGGGCCTGCGCCGGTGCCGGTGGCCTGACGAACGACGGTGTGGACCCGGGCGTCGACACCGGCTCCGCCAAGAACGGCGACACGGCCCCGCAGGCCGCGCCGGAGCGCAAGGCCGAGCAGCCCACCACGCGCAGCGAGACGCGCACGGCTCCCAAGGCGGAGAAGACCGTCACCACCCCGACCGGCGACAAGGTCAAGAAGGGTGACGGCGAATACAAGGTGAAGGCGGGCGACACCCTCAGCAAGATCGCCAAGGCGAAGGACGTCAAGGGCGGCTGGCACAAGCTGTTCACGCTCAACGACGACATCGTCGAGAACGCCGACCTGATCTTCCCGGGTCAGCAGCTCCACCTGAA
- a CDS encoding transglycosylase family protein translates to MGSANGRHRRPRQAPAIVVAAGVTGSAIAIPLLGAAGANAAEASTWDRVAECESGGMWSADLGNGYYGGLQFSQDTWSAYGGSAYAARADLASRSQQIAVAEKVLDAKGPQAWASCAVISGLAMDDSLPGVDPGGDPSAEPSDSASPSDTSSPEASAGADEADAKDGAAAGGKSGTSDKGGKGDKAADAGTPTGTGTPESSSPSTTPSPEASGAARGEDATGGKHRGIPAPEASAEADAESARESGRHASRGGAEARKGAEAGTDGTYTVREGDNLWAIADTQELPGGWPALYEANKTELGSDPDLILPGQSLDLGLQGGAASASTGAENGAETGAETGVEAPAGS, encoded by the coding sequence ATGGGCTCCGCGAACGGCAGACACCGTCGCCCTCGTCAGGCACCCGCCATCGTCGTCGCCGCAGGCGTGACGGGATCGGCCATCGCCATCCCGCTGCTCGGCGCGGCCGGCGCGAACGCCGCCGAGGCGTCGACCTGGGACCGGGTCGCCGAGTGCGAGAGCGGTGGCATGTGGAGCGCCGACCTCGGCAACGGCTACTACGGCGGCCTGCAGTTCTCGCAGGACACCTGGTCGGCCTACGGCGGTTCGGCGTACGCCGCGCGGGCCGACCTCGCCAGCCGCTCGCAGCAGATCGCGGTCGCCGAGAAGGTCCTGGACGCCAAGGGGCCGCAGGCCTGGGCCAGCTGTGCGGTGATCTCCGGCCTGGCGATGGACGATTCGCTGCCGGGCGTCGACCCGGGCGGCGACCCGAGCGCCGAGCCGTCGGACTCTGCGAGCCCCTCGGACACGTCCTCGCCCGAAGCGTCGGCCGGGGCGGACGAGGCGGACGCGAAGGACGGCGCCGCCGCGGGCGGTAAGAGCGGCACGAGTGACAAGGGCGGGAAGGGCGACAAGGCCGCCGACGCCGGCACACCCACCGGAACCGGCACTCCGGAGTCCTCGTCACCCTCCACCACCCCCTCGCCCGAGGCCTCCGGAGCGGCGCGGGGCGAGGACGCGACGGGTGGCAAGCACCGCGGCATCCCGGCCCCCGAGGCGAGTGCGGAGGCGGACGCGGAGAGCGCCCGCGAGTCCGGCCGGCACGCCTCGCGCGGTGGCGCCGAGGCGCGCAAGGGCGCGGAGGCGGGCACGGACGGCACGTACACCGTCCGCGAGGGCGACAACCTGTGGGCGATCGCCGACACCCAGGAGCTGCCCGGCGGCTGGCCCGCGCTCTACGAGGCCAACAAGACCGAGCTGGGCTCCGACCCCGACCTGATCCTTCCGGGCCAGAGCCTCGACCTGGGTCTCCAGGGAGGGGCGGCCTCCGCCTCGACGGGCGCGGAGAACGGTGCGGAGACCGGTGCGGAGACCGGCGTGGAAGCGCCTGCCGGCAGCTGA